A window of the Lactuca sativa cultivar Salinas chromosome 7, Lsat_Salinas_v11, whole genome shotgun sequence genome harbors these coding sequences:
- the LOC111901151 gene encoding uncharacterized protein LOC111901151: protein MAITRSLFFIILATIVVSCMITQVKAYTSSYCNHESRCPGQYISCPSECPESNSNDPNTKVCRIDCYSPKCKAQCKHNKPECDTPGSACYDPRFIGGDSIVFYFHGKVNEHFSLVSDSNLQINGRFIGHQPTGRTRPFTWIQALGLLFNSHSFSLEATKSATWDGGVDHLKFSYNGEDVLLALGGLSSWKSPEGEIEVERTSAVNSVMVNIPGVVEILVNVVPVTAEDDKIHGYNVPSDDCFAHLEVQFKFTGLSDGVEGVLGRTYQPDFKNPAKPGVAMAVVGGEDKYRTTSLLTSDCVNCIYDSNNVAEKENSMIKEHGTLDCSAKGLFRGNGIVCKK from the exons ATGGCAATCACAAGGAGTTTGTTTTTTATCATTTTGGCAACGATTGTTGTTTCATGTATGATTACACAAGTCAAAGCTTATACATCTAGTTACTGTAATCACGAGTCTCGTTGCCCCGGTCAATATATTTCATGCCCTTCTGAGTGCCCTGAAAGCAACTCCAACGACCCTAACACTAAAGTTTGTCGCATTGATTGCTATTCTCCAAAATGCAAGGCTCAATGCAAACATA ACAAACCAGAGTGTGACACACCGGGATCTGCATGCTACGACCCACGGTTCATCGGAGGAGACAGCATCGTCTTCTACTTTCACGGCAAAGTCAACGAGCATTTCAGTTTGGTCTCCGATTCAAACCTCCAAATCAACGGACGATTCATCGGCCATCAACCCACCGGCAGAACCAGGCCCTTCACCTGGATCCAAGCCTTGGGTCTCCTTTTCAACTCCCACAGTTTCTCCCTGGAAGCAACTAAATCCGCCACCTGGGACGGCGGAGTCGACCACCTGAAATTCTCCTACAATGGAGAAGATGTTTTGTTAGCTCTTGGTGGGTTATCGTCATGGAAGTCGCCGGAGGGTGAAATTGAAGTGGAGAGAACTTCTGCGGTGAACAGTGTGATGGTGAACATACCTGGAGTTGTGGAGATTTTGGTGAATGTGGTGCCGGTTACAGCGGAAGATGACAAGATCCATGGCTACAATGTGCCTTCTGATGACTGTTTTGCTCATTTGGAAGTGCAGTTTAAGTTTACTGGACTTTCCGATGGAGTTGAAGGGGTTTTGGGAAGGACATATCAGCCGGATTTTAAGAATCCGGCGAAGCCAGGGGTTGCTATGGCGGTTGTGGGAGGAGAAGACAAGTATAGAACCACGTCTTTGTTGACGTCCGATTGTGTAAACTGCATTTACGATTCCAACAATGTTGCGGAGAAAGAGAATAGTATGATTAAAGAGCATGGAACTTTGGATTGTTCTGCCAAGGGATTGTTCCGTGGAAATGGGATTGTTTGCAAGAAATGA